The sequence below is a genomic window from Nocardia fluminea.
GCAGGCTTATGCGTCCCGCGCGAAGTACAACGCGCCGACATGGGAAGTCGACGGCTGGGTCAGCACTTACACCTCGATCGCGCAGGGCGACCTCGCCCAGGTCACCGACGCGGTCCCGCACCTGACCGGCCACCCGGCCACCGACTTCCGCAAATTCCTCGCGACTCTTCCGAAGGACGCCTGACCAGGCTCCCGGAGCCGTCGTCAAGACTTACGCGGTGGTCTCCTCGGCGGCAGGCGTCGCGGTCGGCAGCAGTGAGTACGCCAGGCAGACGAGCGCGAAGAACAGATAACCCAGTGCCACACCGGGCGCGGCGGCCCATTCGACCGCGTGCGCGTGAATCAGTCCGATCCAGCTCAATCCGGCGCCGATGACCGCCGCCACTCCCGCCGCACGGAAACGTTTGTCGAGGATGAAGGTGACGATCGCGCCGAGCACCAGACCGGCCAGCACCGCACCGGACCCGAACACCTTCAGCCCGTCATAGACCACCCCCGCCTGACCCAGCGCGTCCGAGCCGACCTTCTCCGCCGACGTTCCCGCCGCGGACAGGGCGTTGTCGATCTGGGTGACGGCCCACTCCGCCAGGTTGGGCAGCAGCGCGGCCACGACCGCCACCGCGTGGATCCGCGGTACCGCCTGGAACGCTTGCGCGCCGATCAGCAGCCCGATGTAGAGCAGGATCGGGACGATCGCCGGGATCGGCAGCAGCGTCGCGAGAATGCCGAAAAGCCCCAGCAGGCACATGATGCCGATGGTCAGGCCGCTGGCGAGCGAATAGCCGGTGCGCCCGCCTGCGTCCTTCCAGCCCGGGTGGCCGATGTAGACCGCGGGCGGGAAGGGTGAGCCGAAGCCCGCGCCGATCACCGCACCGAAACCGTCGGCCAGCAGCACACTGCGCAGGTTGTAGTTGTCGCCCGCGGCCGCGGCGCTCTCCACGTTGCTCATGGCTTCGGTGAAGTTGTAGATACCCAGCGGGATGGCGGTGGCCAGCAGTGGGGCCAGGTCGCCGAGTCCGTCGAAGAGCAGGCCGAGGCGCAGGTCGGGCAGACCGAGCGCGATGTCGTGTGCGGCCTGGGCGACATCGGGTGCTGACATGTAGCCGCCGATCCAGCCGATCGCGGTGCCGACCAGCAGCGCGACCAGGCCGACCGGGATATTGCCCGGCAGTGTGATGTCGGTGAAGAAGCCGATCAGGATGATGGCCAGCACCGGCAGCCCGATCCAGGCCACCTCCCACATCTGCGCGGCGGGGCGCATGGCGATGAAGGTGATCGAGATACCGGCCAGGGTGCCGAGCATCGCCGCCCGCGGGGTGACCTTGCGGATGTAGGGGCCGACGAAGGCTCCGATCATCACGATCACGCCGATCATGAACGCCCAGGCCAGCCCAGCCGCCCACGCCCGCAACGGATCTCCGGTGGCCAGGTAGATCGGCAGCATCACCACGAACACGACGATGAACATGTGGGGAACGCTCGGCCCGTAGGGCAGCGCCGTCACATCGGTGCGGCCTTCGCGGGTGGCCAGGCGCCTGGCCAGCACCATGTAGTACAGGTTGCCCAGCACGAGCGCGATACCCAGAGCGGGCAGCACCGTGCCGAGCACATCGGTGCTGGGGATCTTCACCACCGCGATGGTGAGCGTGGTCAGGGTCAGGACGTTGACCAGGATGTTGAACGCCAGCCCGAAGAAGGCGTTGGTGTCTCCTCTGGTCCACCACGCGAGTGCCGGTGGCGCGGGAGGTTCCGGGGCGGTGGTCGTTTTCGAGGTGTCGACGGACATGGTGGATCCTGTTCGCTAGGCCGTGACGGGGGCGGTGGTGCCGAGTGCGGCGATGACGTCCGCGGAGTCGGCGACCCAGCCGAAGATCGCGCCC
It includes:
- a CDS encoding permease family protein; the encoded protein is MSVDTSKTTTAPEPPAPPALAWWTRGDTNAFFGLAFNILVNVLTLTTLTIAVVKIPSTDVLGTVLPALGIALVLGNLYYMVLARRLATREGRTDVTALPYGPSVPHMFIVVFVVMLPIYLATGDPLRAWAAGLAWAFMIGVIVMIGAFVGPYIRKVTPRAAMLGTLAGISITFIAMRPAAQMWEVAWIGLPVLAIILIGFFTDITLPGNIPVGLVALLVGTAIGWIGGYMSAPDVAQAAHDIALGLPDLRLGLLFDGLGDLAPLLATAIPLGIYNFTEAMSNVESAAAAGDNYNLRSVLLADGFGAVIGAGFGSPFPPAVYIGHPGWKDAGGRTGYSLASGLTIGIMCLLGLFGILATLLPIPAIVPILLYIGLLIGAQAFQAVPRIHAVAVVAALLPNLAEWAVTQIDNALSAAGTSAEKVGSDALGQAGVVYDGLKVFGSGAVLAGLVLGAIVTFILDKRFRAAGVAAVIGAGLSWIGLIHAHAVEWAAAPGVALGYLFFALVCLAYSLLPTATPAAEETTA